One genomic region from Candidatus Ozemobacteraceae bacterium encodes:
- a CDS encoding DOMON-like domain-containing protein translates to MTTPTRPFRLAPFPGSAGTSGISVSGTVLRQSEALAVRFEVTGNVGDIDIAPPVGAPERRDKLWEATCFEMFLGIPDSDAYLEFNLSPSHHWNAYRFDGYRKGMRNEPLLRELPFATERTSERFSLSLELEISSLVRDRHPVSIGLTAVILMRNGTTTYWALSHTGPEPDFHRRDSFSLLLPAHEGA, encoded by the coding sequence ATGACGACACCGACGCGCCCCTTCCGCCTCGCGCCGTTTCCCGGAAGCGCGGGGACGTCGGGAATCTCGGTATCCGGCACCGTTTTGCGTCAGTCCGAAGCTCTGGCGGTCCGCTTCGAGGTGACCGGCAACGTCGGCGATATCGACATCGCCCCGCCCGTCGGCGCTCCCGAACGGCGCGACAAGCTCTGGGAGGCGACGTGCTTCGAGATGTTCCTGGGAATCCCCGATTCCGACGCCTACCTCGAGTTCAACCTCTCGCCTTCGCACCACTGGAACGCGTATCGGTTCGACGGGTACAGAAAAGGCATGCGGAACGAGCCGCTCCTGCGGGAACTTCCGTTTGCGACGGAGCGGACCTCAGAACGTTTCAGCCTTTCGCTCGAGCTCGAGATTTCGAGCCTGGTCCGCGACCGGCACCCCGTCTCGATCGGCCTCACCGCTGTCATCCTGATGCGGAACGGGACGACGACCTACTGGGCTCTGTCGCACACGGGGCCGGAGCCCGATTTTCACCGGCGGGACAGTTTCAGTCTCCTGCTGCCGGCCCATGAAGGCGCCTAA
- a CDS encoding STAS domain-containing protein — protein MVFHVSTVEGCQVIAVPDDITGDHGMELAAAIRQQLEADHKIIILDFKKAAIIDSMGISGIVANVSLLKTKGGKLILAGCNPTIKKVFQLVGFERHFPIVETVADAVRLPK, from the coding sequence ATGGTTTTCCATGTTTCGACGGTCGAGGGATGTCAGGTCATCGCTGTCCCCGACGATATTACGGGCGACCACGGGATGGAGCTGGCGGCCGCGATCAGGCAGCAGCTCGAGGCCGACCACAAAATCATCATCCTCGACTTCAAGAAGGCTGCGATCATCGACAGCATGGGCATCAGCGGCATCGTCGCGAACGTCTCCCTGCTCAAGACCAAGGGCGGAAAGCTCATCCTCGCCGGCTGCAACCCGACGATCAAGAAGGTGTTCCAGCTCGTCGGCTTCGAACGGCATTTCCCGATCGTGGAAACGGTCGCGGACGCCGTCAGGCTTCCGAAGTAG
- a CDS encoding class I SAM-dependent methyltransferase: protein MKNVRSEDVRNANRRFYDLLADRYEAVDGRRSEDLSDYVRSILRHLRRDAPDGPLLDLGAGSGFISKCAAGIFQTRIGTDISPGILATYRDRFDMAVASSVDQASFAPDSFAAVAAFAVLHHLYDVTAVAREAFRILKPGGMFYADHDMSAAFFRMWKPLLLFYRLLRFSPGKYRRSDSRLTYALYRLSEWGERGIDDDVLNAAFAREGFTVTMTYHWYGLNSITDRLFGKTVHTRRYAPLIRLIARKPES, encoded by the coding sequence ATGAAAAATGTGCGCTCCGAAGACGTTCGCAACGCGAACCGCCGGTTTTACGACCTTCTGGCCGACCGGTACGAGGCTGTCGACGGCAGACGCTCGGAGGACCTCTCGGACTACGTGCGTTCGATCCTGCGACACCTGCGACGGGACGCGCCCGACGGGCCGCTGCTCGATCTGGGTGCCGGAAGCGGTTTCATCTCGAAATGCGCCGCCGGTATTTTCCAGACGCGCATCGGAACGGATATTTCGCCGGGAATTCTCGCGACGTACCGGGACCGGTTCGATATGGCCGTCGCTTCGAGCGTCGATCAGGCTTCGTTTGCCCCCGACAGCTTCGCGGCCGTTGCCGCGTTTGCCGTTCTGCACCATCTCTACGATGTGACGGCCGTGGCCCGTGAGGCATTTCGCATCCTCAAGCCGGGCGGCATGTTCTATGCCGACCACGATATGAGCGCCGCCTTCTTCCGGATGTGGAAGCCGCTGCTGCTGTTCTACCGGCTCCTGCGGTTTTCCCCGGGCAAATACCGCCGGTCTGACTCCCGGCTGACCTACGCCCTCTACCGCCTGTCGGAATGGGGGGAGCGGGGCATCGATGACGACGTGCTGAACGCCGCATTTGCCCGTGAAGGCTTTACCGTCACCATGACGTATCATTGGTACGGTCTGAATTCGATCACCGACAGGCTGTTCGGAAAGACCGTCCATACCAGACGCTATGCCCCGTTGATCCGCCTGATCGCAAGGAAACCGGAATCCTGA
- a CDS encoding Nramp family divalent metal transporter, giving the protein MNLLLEFLQRLSVIHRPKVMEFLKYVGPGLLVTVGFIDPGNWASNLAAGSQFGYTLLWMVSLSTVMLIILQHNVAHLGIVTGLCLSEAATKHFPRPVSRLVLGTAVLASIATALAEILGAAIGLRMLSGLPIAIGCVLSAAFVLYMLLSNSYRRLEKWIIGFVSLIGLSFLIELGMVQIDWAASAAAWVSPTLPPGSLMIVMSVLGAVVMPHNIFLHSEVIQSRQWNLEDETTIRHQLRYEFLDTLFSMMVGWAINSSMIIMAAAAFHASGTVVNELEEARRLLEPLLGNGAAVIFAIALLMSGLSSSVTAGMAGGTIFAGIFSEPYNTEDGHTKAGIAITIAGALIAIAFVGDPFRGLVVSQMLLSIQLPLTIVSQIVLTSSPAVMGVHANDTVEKLMLWIVAAVVIVLNILLLRSIMFGG; this is encoded by the coding sequence ATGAACCTGCTTCTGGAATTTCTCCAACGCCTGTCCGTGATCCATCGCCCGAAGGTCATGGAGTTTCTCAAATACGTCGGGCCGGGGCTTCTCGTCACGGTCGGCTTTATCGACCCCGGCAACTGGGCGTCGAATCTCGCCGCCGGCTCGCAGTTCGGTTACACCCTGCTCTGGATGGTCAGCCTCAGCACGGTCATGCTGATCATTCTCCAGCACAACGTGGCCCACCTCGGCATCGTCACCGGCCTCTGCCTGTCGGAAGCCGCGACAAAGCATTTTCCCCGGCCGGTCAGCCGGCTGGTGCTCGGCACCGCCGTTCTCGCCTCCATCGCCACGGCTCTGGCCGAGATTCTCGGCGCGGCGATCGGCCTCCGGATGCTGTCCGGCCTGCCGATCGCCATCGGGTGCGTCCTTTCCGCCGCGTTCGTGCTGTACATGCTGCTCAGCAACTCGTACCGGCGTCTCGAAAAATGGATCATCGGCTTCGTGTCCCTGATAGGCCTCTCGTTTCTCATCGAGCTGGGAATGGTGCAGATCGACTGGGCCGCGAGCGCCGCCGCCTGGGTCAGCCCCACGCTTCCGCCCGGCAGCCTGATGATCGTCATGAGCGTGCTCGGCGCCGTCGTCATGCCGCACAATATCTTTCTCCATTCCGAAGTCATCCAGAGTCGCCAGTGGAACCTCGAGGATGAAACGACGATCCGGCATCAGCTCAGATACGAATTTCTCGACACGCTGTTCTCGATGATGGTCGGATGGGCCATCAACAGCTCGATGATCATCATGGCCGCGGCGGCGTTTCACGCTTCGGGAACGGTCGTGAACGAACTCGAGGAGGCCCGTCGTCTCCTCGAACCGCTTCTCGGAAACGGCGCGGCGGTGATTTTCGCCATCGCCCTGCTGATGAGCGGCCTTTCCTCTTCCGTCACCGCCGGAATGGCCGGCGGAACTATATTCGCTGGTATATTTAGTGAACCATACAATACCGAAGACGGGCATACGAAAGCCGGCATCGCCATTACGATCGCCGGCGCCCTGATCGCCATCGCCTTCGTTGGCGATCCCTTCCGCGGGCTGGTGGTGTCGCAGATGCTGCTCAGCATCCAGCTGCCGCTCACGATCGTTTCCCAGATCGTCCTGACATCGTCGCCGGCCGTCATGGGAGTCCATGCCAACGACACGGTGGAAAAACTGATGCTGTGGATTGTTGCCGCGGTCGTCATCGTGCTCAACATCCTGCTTCTGCGTTCCATTATGTTCGGGGGATGA
- a CDS encoding NAD-dependent epimerase/dehydratase family protein codes for MKLLLTGATGFIGETLVPCLLREGMSVSALVRSPDCRLPTGVNRIHGDILDPDLEAKLPPGIDGLVHMAALITFDASRLNDLMMVNGEGTRRLLAAAERVGIRRVTVVSSACTLGISEDPAKILDESSVPAAALVNRNPYMASKLEEEKAALECQKRGRCEVVIVNPTTVFGAGDRTMNSGTMIRKVHGSRIVPLPPGGTNVVDVRDACAGILSAHLNGTPGRRYVLGGVNLTFAGLVREIAGQFPGRRLLVPVPRFARWFVSVGASVAARCAGGRFLTPQILEDLFLYKYYSHALAERDLGYRPRFGIGETLRSAIEYYRREGLLP; via the coding sequence ATGAAACTCCTTCTCACCGGGGCGACTGGGTTCATCGGCGAGACGCTGGTCCCCTGCCTTCTTCGCGAAGGAATGAGTGTGAGCGCTCTCGTCCGAAGCCCTGACTGCCGTCTGCCGACCGGGGTGAATCGTATACATGGCGATATACTTGACCCGGATCTCGAGGCAAAGCTTCCGCCGGGGATCGACGGCCTCGTCCATATGGCCGCTCTCATCACGTTCGATGCGTCTCGATTGAACGACCTGATGATGGTGAACGGCGAGGGGACCAGGCGCCTGCTGGCGGCTGCCGAACGCGTGGGAATCCGCCGGGTGACCGTCGTCAGCAGCGCCTGCACGCTCGGCATTTCGGAAGACCCGGCCAAGATTCTCGATGAATCGAGCGTTCCCGCCGCCGCTCTGGTGAATCGGAACCCCTACATGGCCAGCAAGCTCGAAGAGGAAAAGGCCGCCCTGGAATGTCAGAAACGGGGCAGGTGCGAGGTCGTCATCGTCAATCCCACGACTGTGTTCGGAGCGGGGGACCGGACGATGAACTCCGGAACGATGATCAGGAAAGTCCATGGATCCCGCATTGTTCCCCTGCCGCCGGGCGGAACCAACGTCGTGGACGTGCGGGACGCCTGCGCGGGCATTCTGTCGGCGCATCTGAACGGCACGCCGGGAAGGCGCTATGTGCTGGGCGGAGTGAATCTGACGTTCGCCGGGCTTGTCCGTGAGATTGCCGGCCAGTTCCCCGGCCGCCGCCTCCTCGTGCCGGTGCCGCGGTTCGCCCGATGGTTCGTGTCCGTCGGAGCCTCCGTGGCTGCCCGTTGTGCGGGTGGGCGGTTTCTGACGCCCCAGATTCTCGAGGATCTATTCCTCTACAAATATTATTCCCACGCCCTCGCGGAGCGGGATCTCGGATACCGGCCCAGGTTCGGCATCGGCGAAACGCTCCGTTCCGCGATCGAATACTATCGGCGCGAGGGGCTTCTCCCATGA
- a CDS encoding aminoglycoside phosphotransferase family protein, with amino-acid sequence MNDLFRIAGKFRPADTIADVRPYGAGNINRTFLVVCGAPETERFILQRINSHVFPRPDLVMKNIRVFTAHAARRLEAEPLSANRRWVVPEIVPTLRGEDAFFDEEGACWRALSFVGHAVAHDILKTPEHAREIGTALGIFHALVSDLPCADLSDTLEGFHVTPRYLDQFDKALATGRRMDFAGFSHAVRFVETRREFAGVLEKARAGGRLSLRPIHGDPKVNNIMLDETSGRAVSMIDLDTVKPGLVQYDIGDCLRSGCNPLGEETEDWELVRFDTAMAREILRGYLGEARRFLTDDDVAFIADSARLIAFELGLRFLTDHIHGDIYFKATYPGHNLHRALVQFRLCESVEEQLGEIAEIVRSCA; translated from the coding sequence ATGAACGATCTTTTCCGCATCGCCGGCAAGTTCCGCCCTGCCGATACGATCGCCGATGTCCGTCCCTACGGCGCCGGCAACATCAACCGCACCTTCCTCGTCGTCTGCGGCGCTCCCGAGACGGAGCGGTTCATCCTTCAGCGGATCAACTCGCATGTGTTTCCCAGGCCCGACCTGGTCATGAAAAATATCCGCGTCTTCACCGCCCACGCAGCACGCAGGCTCGAGGCCGAGCCGCTTTCCGCGAACCGCCGCTGGGTCGTTCCCGAAATCGTCCCGACCCTGCGCGGCGAAGACGCGTTTTTTGACGAGGAGGGGGCGTGCTGGCGCGCGCTGAGCTTCGTCGGACACGCCGTCGCCCACGACATTCTGAAGACCCCGGAACACGCCCGCGAGATCGGAACGGCCCTCGGAATCTTTCATGCGCTCGTCAGCGACCTGCCCTGCGCCGACCTTTCCGACACGCTCGAAGGGTTCCACGTCACGCCCCGCTACCTGGACCAGTTCGACAAGGCCCTCGCGACGGGGCGGCGCATGGATTTCGCCGGCTTCTCCCACGCGGTCCGGTTCGTCGAGACGCGGCGCGAATTCGCCGGAGTTCTCGAAAAGGCCAGGGCCGGCGGCAGGTTGTCCCTGCGGCCGATCCACGGCGATCCCAAGGTGAACAACATCATGCTGGACGAGACGAGCGGCCGGGCGGTGAGCATGATCGACCTCGACACGGTCAAGCCCGGCCTCGTGCAGTACGACATCGGCGACTGCCTGCGGTCCGGCTGCAACCCGCTCGGCGAAGAAACCGAAGACTGGGAACTGGTGCGGTTCGACACGGCGATGGCCCGCGAGATCCTCCGGGGGTATCTCGGCGAGGCGCGCCGCTTTCTGACCGACGACGACGTGGCGTTCATCGCCGACTCCGCGCGGCTGATCGCGTTCGAGCTCGGCCTGCGATTCCTGACAGATCATATACATGGCGATATATATTTCAAGGCGACCTATCCCGGCCACAACCTGCATCGCGCTCTCGTCCAGTTCCGGCTCTGCGAGAGCGTCGAGGAGCAGCTGGGCGAGATCGCCGAGATCGTCCGTTCCTGCGCATGA
- a CDS encoding thiamine diphosphokinase translates to MSNSSPFRRHLVVLGGPDDPRAHQARDAGTTGMPEGPWDDVVAVDGGGNVLRSWNVAARTVVGDGDSITPEASAFHEAAGALFHRSPADKDATDFELALNVLDSAPEDEVHLVGMTGGRTDMSLANLLVLGGQTGKGLFTFDLPDGCGGVMGPGSLEIDLPAGTPAALLALAPAVAGIVSDGVRWPLRDETISLNEARGVSNIVTAPPWRLSLASGSLLWLLRGIRRRDVRLAWTVPGQSSKRGSPS, encoded by the coding sequence ATGTCGAACTCTTCACCTTTTCGCCGCCACCTCGTCGTTCTCGGCGGACCGGACGACCCCCGGGCTCACCAGGCTCGCGATGCGGGCACCACCGGCATGCCGGAAGGCCCGTGGGACGATGTCGTAGCGGTGGACGGCGGCGGGAACGTCCTGCGTTCGTGGAACGTGGCTGCTCGGACCGTCGTCGGCGACGGCGACTCGATCACCCCCGAAGCCTCGGCGTTTCACGAGGCCGCCGGCGCCCTCTTCCACCGCTCACCGGCCGACAAGGACGCGACCGATTTCGAGCTGGCCCTGAACGTCCTGGACAGCGCGCCGGAAGACGAGGTGCATCTCGTCGGCATGACCGGAGGGCGCACCGACATGTCGCTCGCCAACCTGCTCGTGCTGGGCGGCCAGACCGGCAAGGGCCTCTTCACGTTCGATCTGCCGGACGGCTGCGGCGGCGTGATGGGCCCCGGCTCGCTCGAGATCGACCTGCCCGCCGGAACGCCGGCGGCGCTTCTGGCTCTCGCGCCGGCGGTGGCGGGCATCGTTTCGGACGGCGTTCGCTGGCCGCTGAGAGACGAAACGATCTCGCTCAACGAGGCCCGAGGCGTGAGCAATATCGTCACGGCTCCCCCGTGGCGCCTGAGCCTGGCCTCGGGCTCGCTTCTCTGGCTTCTGCGCGGCATCCGCCGCCGCGACGTCCGTCTCGCCTGGACCGTTCCGGGCCAATCCTCGAAACGCGGGAGCCCCTCGTGA
- the pruA gene encoding L-glutamate gamma-semialdehyde dehydrogenase: MPLLNLHTQCSRPANEPGFSYAPGTEPRQALKAELARQSQQPIEIPLLIGGREIRTGKLVEIRAPHRHDLVLARYHQAGPEDVKLAIRAALDAAADWAALPWAERAAIFQKAAELLAGPYRMVLNAATMLGQSKTAHQAEIDSACEMIDFLRFNVHFWDGIFADQPPVSRTPDAWNRTEYRPLEGFVFAVTPFNFTAIGGNLPTAPAMAGNVVVWKPAGTAVLSNYHLMRLLEEAGLPAGVINFVPSRGSTIGDIVFKHPAFAGLHFTGSTSTFNEMWRLIGENQAKGVYRNYPRLVGETGGKDFVFACPDADPVPLAVALVRGAFEYQGQKCSAASRAYLPASLWPKVKEMMGGMLAKIKVGDVADFTNYLGAVIDEASFKNIASYIDFARSSAEAKIVFGGTCDKSKGWFVQPTVIETTNPTFKLMAEEIFGPVLTVYVYDDAKLDEAVALVDTTSPYALTGAVFGKDRTLLDSVSGRLRYAAGNFYINDKPTGAVVGQQPFGGSRSSGTNDKAGSPLNLLRWVSPRTVKETLTPPRTFEYPFMSEP; encoded by the coding sequence ATGCCCTTGCTCAACCTTCACACGCAGTGTTCCCGGCCGGCGAACGAACCCGGCTTTTCCTACGCCCCCGGCACCGAGCCCAGGCAGGCCCTCAAGGCGGAGCTCGCGAGGCAGTCGCAGCAGCCGATCGAGATCCCTCTGCTAATTGGCGGCAGGGAGATCCGCACGGGAAAACTCGTCGAGATCCGGGCCCCCCACCGGCACGATCTCGTCCTCGCGCGGTATCATCAGGCGGGCCCCGAAGATGTGAAACTCGCCATCCGCGCGGCGCTCGACGCGGCAGCCGACTGGGCGGCCCTTCCCTGGGCCGAGCGGGCGGCGATCTTCCAGAAGGCGGCGGAACTGCTGGCCGGACCATATCGAATGGTATTGAATGCGGCGACGATGCTCGGCCAGAGCAAGACGGCGCACCAGGCCGAGATCGACTCGGCCTGCGAGATGATCGACTTCCTGCGGTTCAACGTCCATTTCTGGGACGGCATCTTCGCCGACCAGCCCCCCGTCTCGCGCACCCCGGACGCCTGGAACCGGACGGAATACCGGCCGCTCGAGGGGTTCGTCTTCGCCGTCACGCCGTTCAACTTCACGGCGATTGGCGGGAATCTTCCCACCGCTCCAGCGATGGCCGGCAATGTCGTCGTCTGGAAACCGGCCGGCACGGCCGTGCTGAGCAACTACCACCTGATGCGCCTCCTCGAGGAGGCCGGGCTGCCGGCGGGCGTCATCAACTTCGTGCCGTCGCGCGGCTCGACGATCGGCGATATCGTGTTCAAGCACCCCGCGTTCGCCGGCCTGCACTTCACCGGCTCGACCTCGACGTTCAACGAGATGTGGCGGCTGATCGGCGAGAACCAGGCGAAGGGCGTGTACCGCAACTACCCGCGGCTCGTCGGGGAAACCGGCGGCAAGGACTTCGTCTTCGCCTGCCCCGACGCGGACCCCGTGCCGCTCGCGGTCGCGCTGGTTCGCGGAGCCTTCGAATACCAGGGCCAGAAATGCTCGGCCGCGAGCCGCGCCTACCTCCCGGCATCCCTGTGGCCGAAGGTCAAAGAGATGATGGGCGGGATGCTCGCGAAGATCAAGGTCGGCGATGTCGCCGATTTCACCAACTACCTCGGCGCGGTCATCGACGAAGCCTCGTTCAAAAATATCGCAAGCTATATCGATTTCGCGCGCAGTTCGGCCGAAGCGAAGATCGTCTTCGGCGGCACCTGCGACAAATCGAAAGGCTGGTTCGTCCAGCCGACCGTCATCGAGACGACGAACCCCACATTCAAGCTGATGGCCGAGGAGATCTTCGGCCCGGTGCTGACGGTCTACGTCTACGACGACGCGAAACTCGACGAAGCGGTCGCCCTCGTCGACACCACGAGCCCCTACGCCCTCACCGGCGCCGTGTTCGGCAAAGACCGCACCCTCCTCGACTCCGTCTCGGGCCGGTTGCGGTATGCCGCCGGCAACTTCTACATCAACGACAAGCCCACCGGCGCCGTCGTCGGCCAGCAACCCTTCGGCGGCAGCCGCTCCAGCGGCACCAACGACAAGGCCGGCAGCCCCCTCAACCTTCTCCGCTGGGTTTCCCCGCGCACCGTGAAGGAAACCCTCACCCCTCCCCGCACCTTCGAATACCCCTTCATGTCCGAACCCTGA
- a CDS encoding LysR family transcriptional regulator produces the protein MHEQEPFDLQQLYVFHVAAGSRTFTEAAERLHISQSAVSHAIRKLEKSAGASLFARNRPPVRLTGPGRLLAETCGRIFTDLRRCREAMLRSDAKTLVGRLKVGATVEFGNSVLARGVAPFLEKHPMIEMGFTFSHDLLRPLLADELDLIIDCQVHAREELARKPLFREQYLLVAAPALVDRLRIRRLHDLNRAVWLTLDSGGDWWQRFLAQLPSTTELTPDRMLPVNHLRGLINLASSGAGVALVPAYCVQNELQSGSLKRIFPNVRIREDKFFLYCLKDRLTDPNIVAFTKFARRLHLTPR, from the coding sequence ATGCACGAGCAGGAGCCGTTCGATCTGCAGCAGTTGTACGTGTTCCATGTCGCGGCGGGGTCGCGCACCTTCACGGAGGCGGCCGAGCGCCTGCACATCAGCCAGTCGGCGGTGAGCCACGCGATCCGGAAGCTCGAAAAGAGCGCCGGGGCGAGCCTGTTCGCCAGGAACCGGCCGCCGGTGCGCCTGACCGGCCCGGGCCGTCTGCTCGCGGAAACGTGCGGCCGAATCTTCACCGACCTGCGCCGCTGCCGGGAGGCGATGCTGCGGAGCGACGCGAAAACACTCGTCGGCAGGCTGAAGGTGGGGGCGACCGTCGAGTTCGGAAACAGCGTCCTGGCCCGCGGCGTGGCGCCGTTCCTGGAGAAACACCCCATGATCGAGATGGGGTTCACGTTCAGCCACGACCTGCTGCGGCCCCTTCTGGCCGATGAACTCGACCTGATCATCGACTGCCAGGTCCATGCCCGGGAGGAACTTGCCCGCAAGCCTCTGTTTCGCGAACAGTACCTGCTGGTGGCCGCCCCGGCCCTGGTCGACAGGCTCCGCATCAGGCGGCTCCACGATCTGAACCGGGCGGTCTGGCTGACGCTCGACTCGGGCGGCGACTGGTGGCAGCGATTCCTGGCCCAGTTGCCGTCGACGACCGAACTGACCCCCGACAGGATGCTTCCGGTGAATCACCTGAGGGGCCTCATCAACCTGGCTTCTTCCGGTGCCGGTGTCGCCCTGGTTCCGGCATACTGCGTGCAGAATGAACTGCAGAGCGGAAGCCTGAAACGGATTTTCCCGAATGTCCGGATTCGCGAGGACAAGTTCTTTCTGTACTGTCTCAAGGACCGACTGACCGACCCGAATATCGTTGCATTCACGAAATTCGCCAGACGCCTTCATCTGACGCCCCGATAG
- a CDS encoding radical SAM protein: MARIILLSPPFVSEYMRNARCDFVSLSATQWYPILLGYAGAWLEKLGHTVRLIDAPAHDLTHEATADIVKDFRPDLIAVYSGRLSEDNDVAFADSLLKKIGCRGIFVGPYASIDPKSTLCKSGMIEHLVTGPFELPLGAFANGDDPASIPNLVRKNGGEVVENPRRAPLTTAELDAIPFVSDFLGRNVDMYRYHTPSELFPYMDMFTGRGCSWGLCTYCLWVHTLIPGKSYTTRSVENVVEEFGFIARKMPAVKSIMLQDDTLTEPRAQELCEGFLRAGNRLPWSCYSRGNLSLDVMKLMKKAGCRNLHVGYESADPKVLQRIRKGLTPERMTRFTRDAKKAGLMIHGDFAFGFPGETVESAEKTIRWAYSLNPDTAQFQLMIPFPGTSYYEEMKRNGWLNEKGEPDMPQFSNAEIRATAKKAYRTFYISLQHLMKAVRKPREHIFNQLKTISRAIPAMFWKRW; the protein is encoded by the coding sequence ATGGCTCGCATAATCCTTCTCAGCCCGCCGTTTGTATCCGAATACATGCGCAACGCACGCTGCGATTTCGTTTCGCTGTCGGCGACCCAGTGGTACCCGATCCTGCTGGGCTATGCCGGAGCATGGCTGGAGAAGCTCGGACACACGGTCCGGCTGATCGATGCTCCCGCCCACGATCTCACCCACGAGGCGACGGCGGATATCGTCAAAGACTTCCGGCCGGACCTGATCGCGGTCTATTCCGGAAGACTGAGCGAAGACAACGACGTGGCGTTCGCCGATTCCCTCCTGAAGAAGATCGGCTGTCGTGGCATCTTCGTCGGTCCCTATGCCTCAATCGATCCGAAGTCGACCCTCTGCAAGTCCGGGATGATCGAACATCTCGTCACCGGGCCGTTCGAACTGCCCCTGGGGGCTTTTGCCAACGGTGACGATCCCGCGTCGATTCCCAACCTCGTCCGGAAAAACGGCGGGGAGGTCGTGGAGAATCCTCGCCGCGCGCCTCTCACCACGGCGGAGCTGGACGCGATCCCCTTCGTCTCTGACTTTCTGGGACGGAATGTCGACATGTACCGCTATCACACGCCCTCCGAACTGTTTCCATACATGGACATGTTCACGGGCCGCGGATGTTCCTGGGGCCTCTGCACCTACTGTCTGTGGGTCCATACGCTGATTCCCGGGAAAAGCTACACGACGCGCAGTGTGGAAAACGTTGTGGAGGAGTTCGGGTTCATCGCGCGGAAGATGCCTGCCGTCAAATCGATCATGCTCCAGGACGACACGCTGACGGAGCCGCGGGCGCAGGAGCTGTGCGAAGGCTTCCTCAGGGCGGGGAACAGGCTGCCGTGGTCGTGCTATTCACGCGGCAATCTGTCGCTCGACGTGATGAAGCTGATGAAAAAGGCCGGCTGCCGGAACCTGCACGTCGGGTATGAATCGGCCGATCCGAAGGTGTTGCAGCGGATCAGGAAAGGGCTTACTCCCGAGCGGATGACCCGGTTCACCCGCGATGCCAAGAAGGCCGGGCTGATGATCCACGGGGATTTCGCGTTTGGCTTCCCCGGCGAGACCGTCGAGTCCGCCGAGAAGACGATCCGGTGGGCGTATTCGCTGAATCCCGATACGGCGCAGTTCCAGCTGATGATCCCCTTCCCGGGGACTTCGTACTATGAGGAGATGAAGAGAAACGGCTGGCTGAACGAAAAGGGCGAGCCCGACATGCCGCAATTCTCAAACGCGGAGATCCGCGCGACGGCAAAGAAAGCCTACCGGACATTCTACATCAGCCTGCAGCATCTCATGAAAGCTGTCAGGAAGCCGCGGGAGCATATCTTCAATCAACTGAAGACGATTTCGCGCGCCATCCCCGCGATGTTCTGGAAGCGCTGGTAA